The Asterias amurensis chromosome 20, ASM3211899v1 region tattggtggagagcgcgtcacgtgggtgtgtgtaaacctttgtttatgaccggtaaaaattgttaattcatgggcgtgacacgcgacctggCACCTGTTCTTatgagacagtttcttcattcctattggtcgagagcaacggctaaacagttgtgcaacattacgcgatacgcgcgacgcgcacagcattcccttataaggagttgtttacccgagagcggcggagggctttaccatttcatagctggaggggtgttgtgttgaaagaaataattgaacaattatagtttttgcatctattttactttttgaccaaaaagtgatgatgttttttaccgaaaaggtatttatgaatgggaatcaaagtgtgtcgaatcggttttcaactagaggtttaacctgccgaggcctggttcttaataatttacctcgacttcgtcttggtaaaattgtcaagaaccaggggtggatttcacaaaggtagtcctaacttaggactagttctaggcaatgctaagagataggaccagtcctaagttaggatgagttactggtccaccccaggcctcgttgggattaaaccactttcaccacacattgattcccttagtcaTTGTTGTACTAAAATGGAACCATCGCGATGCATCGCAATGCATCGGCTTAATGGGTGGAGTGTTTAAGAATGAATGAATTTACTCTTCCAAAACAAACGATTAACCCTTTAAATGATAATGCTTCATTTGTGATTCCCGAATAAACATTAAAATATCGAAATCAACAATGGCTAAAACCTTTGCCTCCTTGTGTCACTCCTTGTGTCTTTTGAACTGCCGAGCACTTATCATCTACGATTGAACCTTCGAAACGATACAAAAAGAGACCATAGCCCTTCATGTTATCATCCAAAAGCTAAACTGAAAGTGGCCTGTCCAGTGAGATTGTGTTAAACGACCGTTGTTTTTTTATCGTGAAGGGTTGATAAGAACTGGTTTGGATTCACTATTTACTTATAACGGTACACATGGTGTCAGGTTTCACTATGATGCGTCATATGGGGTAAATGTAGGAATCATGAATAAGAACAAGAGGTTTCCTCACCCAAGGATGGAATGTGCAGTAAATGTTTAAACACTCAGATTTCGTAATAGAAAATACTGgaattgatgttgttgtttttcaattgaCAACAAAACGAGTGGCAAGAGTGACAAAAGCTGGAGTGAAGAGACAATTATaactaaatatttgtttgagttATAATAAACGCCCTTTAACCGATCAAATTGGTCTTGCGAAAGATCCACTCGCCTccaggtccccagttcgaatccggGGCGGGGTTGACAAATTTTCATTTATACAATTAATGAAGTTAATGGAGTTGGTCCAGAGGCATAAAATATGAAAGTTAAAATCAACTCATGGAATAAGTGAACTTTGAAAAATGTGTGTCTCATTGAAAAAATATTGTTACAAGACCTCAAAGACTGCACAGAGACAAAACTCAAACAATAAGTGCCACGAGAACTTGCTTACATTGTCTTCGGACTTTGAAGATGGTCCGATATCGTTTTGGAGACTGAGAATAAAATAACAGAACAATAAAgataacaatttcacaaaactcgggaaagttctgagtgtacagtgctaacacacaaccgtgtatgggtaaaaaccaaaagtaatattctttatccccgatgcaaatttaacatctattacatagAAATAGCTGCTTCAGTTACATCATGCAACATGCCTTGACGTATCTTTTTCGACAGATTCGGCAGAGCAACGACAACTCATAGTTTGGTCATGATCGCTTGATTGGCATCATCGGTTTAAAAACCCTTGCAACACATGACGCCATTTGAGCTGGTTAACACAAGGTCACTCATTAGACCATCCTGTGTGCAAAGTCATTTAAGATGGGGGCGAATATAGTTTATGTCGGGAGAATAAAACTTGCAATTCAAACATATAGTCAACTGTTTGACGAAAAccaagaaaaacaataaaaccaacGGCAAATGTTTACAAATTACCCAGTTAAACAATgcctgtacaaaacaaaattattaacaaattaATAAGCATTTTAAGGTTCGACCTGTCAGGCAAAGCCCAATCTTCTGTATTTACATGATACTTATTTATGTATACCAAAAAGTCgtatgttttgtgtgtttttttttgttttttttttacaaaataaggGGAAAGTTATCGCCATgtacaattttaaatttcatttgacTTATCGGGATTAGGGGATAGGTCAAACTGTAATGTGGGTCATAGAGAAGTCTGTAAGGGTACACAATGGTTCTAAAATGaaagacatttaaaaaacattctgcaaaatgttttactttgaattCGTTATTTTCTTCTAATCTAAATTGTCATACTACATCACAACTGTTATATGCAGACTCAAAATTATAATAAGTCAAGGTCTTTTTTCAAACTCTATTTTAATATACtcttattataataatttatgtattttagatttattaAATTATGGCTATTATATTAGATTCTTCTGTGCCGTTTCTTTGTGTGACTCGATGCGGTCGTGTTTTTATTGACAATTTATGGATCTTGGCACGCTATCGTTCTGTGAAGGTTGCACCTTCTTGATATACCTAGCAACAATTTCAATTTGTCAAGAGACGGTCTGCAAAATGTTGGTGACCAAATTGCTGGGTGTTGTTGGTACTTTTTTGATGTTAAACTACGCTGATGTAAATGGGCGGTGTTGGAAGAAGGCCCCCAGCAcaggagggacacctaccggagggacacctaccggagggacacctaccggagggtcACCGCGATGCCCCCTACTTGGAGCCAGTGGCAAGACAAATGCTACAATGTGCATGATACCAACGCTACATGGGAAGAGGGCAAGCAGATTTGTGTTGAGTTGGGTAGGGTGATGGTTGTCCCTCAATCCGAAGAAGAGTTACAACACCTCGTCAACATGAGCAGTTGCCAATGGTTCTGGATTGGTTGCAACGACCTTGAAGTTGAAGGTTTGTACACAATTCTAGAAAtgatgttcaatacattatAGTATTTATACTTAGCATTGTAGTTATGATAAACACACGGACAAACAGTCCATGACACGCTAATCGTTGTTCTATTTGCTTTTTCTAAAACATTATAATGGAAAGGTAtggtgtgtttattgaaaaGAGGGTGAAAACTTGAATCTATTCCAGAACAAAAACAGTATGTATATTTTCCATACGATCACGCTCCAAACAGTCGATGTAATGAGACTTTTCATTTCTGATTGACTTTGTTTAGGTACCTGGGTGTGTCATGATGGTGAGGGTACTTTTGACGAGCAGGACAAGAGATGGGAAGATGGTCAGCCAAGGAGTGTCGGCGGCAATGAAAACTGCGCTGCTGGCCGTCTTTCAGGCTGGTTCGATATTCCTTGTGATTACGAAGACCCAGTGATGTTAATGTGCCAGCGCCCCGTATCAAAAGCACTGTAGCTCCTGTGAAAGATCACTCAATATTCTGAACTTAGTAGTTGTTGCGAACATCAAAGAAGCACATCGCCTAtagataagttgcaatagacgccatctttacgggcaaattgcatttaagcttgcaggcgcgtcaagcgctcagtttattaacgcaaccacgctgtttactaaccaatcaggcaacgagttttgtgaatcctgcgcgtgctgcacgccgttctcgcgcaaaacacatggctatgtgttccaaattgcccgtaaagatggccgatttacgtcatgtgggaactatctatACAGAACTTGGCCTGGTTCGATAGGATTGGCAAGATTTGTGAACATTCTTATAACTGTTAGAAGTTAAGTATATATCAGTAACCAGTAACCACAGCACGtgtaaaagcagtcaattttgttttataacatcctaatacacgtaacgttcgtacgcgcgtttcagatacacagatgcacatcTGCTTGGTTCgagtcatagagttatatataagaactagagggcgcacgagtgatgcttcgtgcacaaacgccacgggaccgcaatatgacaagcgcgtcattctgctgcacgcgcgttgaatataaaatacacgtttgaggttttttttattgaacgctcacgcgatgctgtttgttcaacttacaaaatggccgcacaaacacacgctgtgagatagctgttttgcatagaaatagaaccctatctttcaagatgacaacgctcgcccctatcgagcccgactggtgactgactacctgaaaaatgttggggtgcaccggatggattggccctctaacagtccagacctgaatcccatggaacatctgttGGACCAGCTTGACCTCGctgtccgcgccagaaccaccaacacatcaactgtggctgacctaaccaggttccttaataaagaatggaacgccatccctcatcatcagcgcatcacacgacttgtgtgcagcatgagaagaaggtgccaggctgtcatcaacgcctttGGATCATCCACTTGTTAATgaaattttttgtttcaataaagtgtattaagatccgtaagttgtcttgctctatactaaacttcttgtctcaataaagtggattaagatcagcaagttgtcttgcttgtttgagttacagtgtcattttgattgttcacacagtaccacaaaattgctaattttggcacatttgatatgtgactttgtctcattctcattaacgtggtcaagtccagcaacatgtaatcattgcaattgtggtatcattttaaagaggaacagttcagctttgcaatgatatataacatatacaaagagagtattaaataataacaactatactggattgaaaaaagtttccttactttttgtgagcagtttagtaTAGACATACATGACTGCTATGAGAGACACAGTAAAAAGTTATAGGCCAAAATAATGTGATGTCAAagccatgactatgcccgaagccAAGCTGAGGGCAAAGTCATggtttgacatcaccgagggtaTATTATTTTACTTGTGCCCCGATTATTAAAGCAGGCAATAATTAATCAACAGACCCTGACTACTGTGACACGGAACGCTAGtcgtacaaaacaaaacagtacacATGAGCGACCTGTTTGCGACCGTTATTTTCAGGGCGGGCACGGTtaactatgacgtcatcttgacgAAAAAAGGGGGCCCATCTATTTCAATTACTTtaatttttaaccaatcagataaAAGGATTCTATATATGAAGTATATTATCTTtactatagaccatgtgaaccttgtttacaataagtgtgaccttgtacattctttcagtattctggcaggcaagatactacactggttctatgggaaagttgacattttgtgtcataatgtccacataaaaccaagagttgtgaaagtaaaagctggtcaagttttgaactgtgcccctttcatcatatcaaaagttgataagaattagaccgTGCAATCtcaataaaatataagatttcatattttcttccattgagctgtgtacaaatcatgcctgcaggaagtccaggctctgtggctcttttgtaaacatgtgatgtcacaggtcacatcgtctattgcgTGGCaaacgactatcacacggccgccggtTTTCTTggaaaactaagacatatcaagTGACGCACTCTAAACCCACGAAAATGCAGAATTTGtttaaggggtgttataaaggtcTTTATGATTATTGGACTCGAAATCTCCAGTTAGAAGACACTTTCTACATATTCATGTGCACCAGAATACTGCAGTTTTTTAGTGTCAACACCTAGTAGTAAAGACTCAAAGTAATATACTTGTTCGCCTACAGTTGTCAAACCGTCTCTTCAACAATTTTCCATAAGATTATACATGGCTGCAGTATTGACGATGCATTgcacctctgacgtcacacgaaaaccacaACATgcttcgcgcgcataccgccgggcaaaacctttgtgttttggtagCCAGCTAGAAAGggtatcacaatttcttgatttgtgtaattcataatcatagacgtcaAACCAATaattgtatgagagagattggctgttgtcaggttggcgtttatatcctcttgtgggagtttgccgagttcccttgatgggaagatcattcaaacaaacaaacaaacaaactgttttCAGAAGCAAAATCTCGATGGCTGACctcagatttttatttttttttatcaaatgctGCCTTGACGTGAATGAGAGTTGTTCTATTTCTATATCCATGGTTATACCATGTTATACAAAGGAAACGTTTTGTTaaagagccattcagccatggcAGACAAATTGATAT contains the following coding sequences:
- the LOC139952698 gene encoding C-type lectin domain family 4 member M-like, producing MPPTWSQWQDKCYNVHDTNATWEEGKQICVELGRVMVVPQSEEELQHLVNMSSCQWFWIGCNDLEVEGTWVCHDGEGTFDEQDKRWEDGQPRSVGGNENCAAGRLSGWFDIPCDYEDPVMLMCQRPVSKAL